One genomic region from Camelus bactrianus isolate YW-2024 breed Bactrian camel chromosome 3, ASM4877302v1, whole genome shotgun sequence encodes:
- the TNIP1 gene encoding TNFAIP3-interacting protein 1 isoform X2: MEGRGPYRIYDPGGGVPLGEASAAFERLVEENSRLKEKMQGIKMLGELLEESQMEASRLRQKAEELVKDSELLPPPSPSLASFDHLAELTGKDADVPAPPADPAHPCDKPEPIPKPPSSGTSSEFEVVPTEGHSPPESSGRTRDPTYLGPLPHEDSNLMLHLQRLETTLSVCAEEPDRSQLFTHLSRMALEFNRLASKVHKNEQRTSILQTLCEQLRKENEALKAKLDKGLEQRDQAAERLREENLELKKLLTSSGKDGASGRPGSPKLEGAGKKEVAPQPQASVTAGKISEVGALGAAEKKVRMLEQQRTELLEVNKQWDQHFRSMKQQYEQKITELRQKLADLQKQVTDLEAEREQKQRDFDRKLLLAKSKIEMEETDKEQLTAEAKELRQKVKYLQDQLSPLTRQREYQEKEIQRLNRALEEALSMQASPASPPTAFGSPEGAGGLLRKQELVTQNELLKQQVKIFEEDFQRERSDRERMNEEKEELKKQVEKLQAQVTLSNAQLKAFKDEEKAKEALRQQKRKAKTSADRYHVEPHPEHLCGAYPYAYPPMPPMMPHHGFEDWSQIRYPPPPTAMEHPPPHPNSRLFHLPEYTWRLPCGGIRNQSSQVMDSPAARPAEPEPADFRLPKN, from the exons ATGGAAGGGAGAGGACCATACCGGATCTACGACCCTGGGGGCGGCGTGCCTCTGGGAGAGGCATCCGCAGCTTTTGAGCGCCTAGTGGAGGAGAATTCCCGACTGAAGGAAAAAATGCAAGGGATAAAGATGTTAG GGGAGCTTTTggaagagtcccagatggaagcGTCCAGGCTGCGGCAGAAGGCAGAGGAGCTGGTCAAGGACAGTGAGCTTCTCCCACCGCCGTCTCCCTCTTTGGCCTCCTTCGACCACCTGGCCGAGCTCACAG GAAAGGATGCAGATGTCCCAGCACCTCCCGCTGACCCTGCACACCCCTGCGACAAGCCAGAGCCAATCCCCAAACCTCCATCCAGT GGCACCTCCTCTGAATTTGAAGTGGTCCCCACCGAGGGGCATTCTCCACCAGAGAGCAGTGGCCGCACCAGAGACCCGACG TACCTGGGCCCCCTGCCCCACGAGGACAGCAACCTAATGCTGCACCTGCAGCGCCTGGAGACCACCCTGAGCGTGTGTGCTGAGGAGCCGGACCGCAGCCAGCTCTTCACGCACCTGAGCCGCATGGCCCTCGAGTTCAACCGGCTGGCCTCCAAGGTGCACAAGAACGAGCAGCGCACCTCCATCCTGCAG ACCCTGTGTGAGCAGCTTCGGAAGGAGAATGAGGCCCTGAAGGCCAAGCTGGACAAGGGCCTGGAACAGCGGGATCAGGCTGCTGAGAGGCTGCG GGAGGAAAACCTGGAGCTCAAGAAGTTGTTGACGAGCAGCGGCAAAGATGGTGCCTCCGGGCGGCCAGGCTCACCAAAGCTGGAAGGTGCGGGCAAGAAGGAGGTAGCCCCACAGCCACAG GCTAGTGTGACAGCAGGTAAAATCTCAGAGGTGGGGGCCTTGGGTGCGGCTGAGAAGAAGGTGAGGATGCTGGAGCAGCAGCGCACTGAG CTGCTGGAAGTGAACAAGCAGTGGGACCAGCATTTCCGGTCCATGAAGCAGCAGTACGAGCAGAAG ATCACCGAGCTGCGCCAGAAGCTGGCGGACCTGCAGAAGCAGGTGACTGACCTGGAGGCTGAGCGGGAGCAGAAGCAGCGTGACTTTGACCGCAAGCTCCTCCTGGCCAAGTCCAAGATTGAAATGGAGGAG ACTGACAAGGAGCAGCTGACAGCAGAGGCCAAGGAGCTGCGCCAGAAGGTCAAGTACCTGCAGGATCAGCTGAGCCCACTCACCCGGCAGCGGGAGTACCAGGAGAAGGAGATCCAGCGGCTCAACAGG GCCCTGGAGGAAGCACTGAGCATGCAGGCTTCCCCAGCATCTCCACCAACAGCATTTGGGAGCCCGGAAGGAGCTGGAGGCCTGCTGAGGAAGCAGGAGCTGGTCACACAGAACGAATTGCTGAAACAGCAG GTGAAGATCTTTGAGGAGGACTTCCAGAGGGAGCGCAGTGACCGGGAGCGCATGAACGAGGAGAAGGAAGAGCTGAAGAAGCAGGTGGAGAAGCTGCAGGCCCAGGTCACCCTGTCGAACGCCCAG CTAAAAGCcttcaaagatgaagaaaaggcaaaagaagCCCTCAGACAGCAGAAGAGGAAAGCAAAG ACCTCAGCAGACCGCTACCACGTGGAGCCCCACCCGGAGCACCTCTGCGGGGCCTACCCCTACGCCTACCCGCCCATGCCCCCCATGATGCCGCACCACGGCTTTGAGGACTGGTCCCAGATCCgctaccctcctccccccacgGCCATGGAGCACCCGCCCCCACATCCCAACTCGCGCCTCTTCCATCTG CCAGAATACACCTGGCGGCTGCCCTGTGGAGGGATACGGAATCAGAGCTCCCAAGTGATGGACTCGCCCGCAGCCAGGCCTGCAGAGCCAG
- the TNIP1 gene encoding TNFAIP3-interacting protein 1 isoform X1 has product MEGRGPYRIYDPGGGVPLGEASAAFERLVEENSRLKEKMQGIKMLGELLEESQMEASRLRQKAEELVKDSELLPPPSPSLASFDHLAELTGKDADVPAPPADPAHPCDKPEPIPKPPSSGTSSEFEVVPTEGHSPPESSGRTRDPTYLGPLPHEDSNLMLHLQRLETTLSVCAEEPDRSQLFTHLSRMALEFNRLASKVHKNEQRTSILQTLCEQLRKENEALKAKLDKGLEQRDQAAERLREENLELKKLLTSSGKDGASGRPGSPKLEGAGKKEVAPQPQASVTAGKISEVGALGAAEKKVRMLEQQRTELLEVNKQWDQHFRSMKQQYEQKITELRQKLADLQKQVTDLEAEREQKQRDFDRKLLLAKSKIEMEETDKEQLTAEAKELRQKVKYLQDQLSPLTRQREYQEKEIQRLNRALEEALSMQASPASPPTAFGSPEGAGGLLRKQELVTQNELLKQQVKIFEEDFQRERSDRERMNEEKEELKKQVEKLQAQVTLSNAQLKAFKDEEKAKEALRQQKRKAKTSADRYHVEPHPEHLCGAYPYAYPPMPPMMPHHGFEDWSQIRYPPPPTAMEHPPPHPNSRLFHLPEYTWRLPCGGIRNQSSQVMDSPAARPAEPESTKNDREGPQ; this is encoded by the exons ATGGAAGGGAGAGGACCATACCGGATCTACGACCCTGGGGGCGGCGTGCCTCTGGGAGAGGCATCCGCAGCTTTTGAGCGCCTAGTGGAGGAGAATTCCCGACTGAAGGAAAAAATGCAAGGGATAAAGATGTTAG GGGAGCTTTTggaagagtcccagatggaagcGTCCAGGCTGCGGCAGAAGGCAGAGGAGCTGGTCAAGGACAGTGAGCTTCTCCCACCGCCGTCTCCCTCTTTGGCCTCCTTCGACCACCTGGCCGAGCTCACAG GAAAGGATGCAGATGTCCCAGCACCTCCCGCTGACCCTGCACACCCCTGCGACAAGCCAGAGCCAATCCCCAAACCTCCATCCAGT GGCACCTCCTCTGAATTTGAAGTGGTCCCCACCGAGGGGCATTCTCCACCAGAGAGCAGTGGCCGCACCAGAGACCCGACG TACCTGGGCCCCCTGCCCCACGAGGACAGCAACCTAATGCTGCACCTGCAGCGCCTGGAGACCACCCTGAGCGTGTGTGCTGAGGAGCCGGACCGCAGCCAGCTCTTCACGCACCTGAGCCGCATGGCCCTCGAGTTCAACCGGCTGGCCTCCAAGGTGCACAAGAACGAGCAGCGCACCTCCATCCTGCAG ACCCTGTGTGAGCAGCTTCGGAAGGAGAATGAGGCCCTGAAGGCCAAGCTGGACAAGGGCCTGGAACAGCGGGATCAGGCTGCTGAGAGGCTGCG GGAGGAAAACCTGGAGCTCAAGAAGTTGTTGACGAGCAGCGGCAAAGATGGTGCCTCCGGGCGGCCAGGCTCACCAAAGCTGGAAGGTGCGGGCAAGAAGGAGGTAGCCCCACAGCCACAG GCTAGTGTGACAGCAGGTAAAATCTCAGAGGTGGGGGCCTTGGGTGCGGCTGAGAAGAAGGTGAGGATGCTGGAGCAGCAGCGCACTGAG CTGCTGGAAGTGAACAAGCAGTGGGACCAGCATTTCCGGTCCATGAAGCAGCAGTACGAGCAGAAG ATCACCGAGCTGCGCCAGAAGCTGGCGGACCTGCAGAAGCAGGTGACTGACCTGGAGGCTGAGCGGGAGCAGAAGCAGCGTGACTTTGACCGCAAGCTCCTCCTGGCCAAGTCCAAGATTGAAATGGAGGAG ACTGACAAGGAGCAGCTGACAGCAGAGGCCAAGGAGCTGCGCCAGAAGGTCAAGTACCTGCAGGATCAGCTGAGCCCACTCACCCGGCAGCGGGAGTACCAGGAGAAGGAGATCCAGCGGCTCAACAGG GCCCTGGAGGAAGCACTGAGCATGCAGGCTTCCCCAGCATCTCCACCAACAGCATTTGGGAGCCCGGAAGGAGCTGGAGGCCTGCTGAGGAAGCAGGAGCTGGTCACACAGAACGAATTGCTGAAACAGCAG GTGAAGATCTTTGAGGAGGACTTCCAGAGGGAGCGCAGTGACCGGGAGCGCATGAACGAGGAGAAGGAAGAGCTGAAGAAGCAGGTGGAGAAGCTGCAGGCCCAGGTCACCCTGTCGAACGCCCAG CTAAAAGCcttcaaagatgaagaaaaggcaaaagaagCCCTCAGACAGCAGAAGAGGAAAGCAAAG ACCTCAGCAGACCGCTACCACGTGGAGCCCCACCCGGAGCACCTCTGCGGGGCCTACCCCTACGCCTACCCGCCCATGCCCCCCATGATGCCGCACCACGGCTTTGAGGACTGGTCCCAGATCCgctaccctcctccccccacgGCCATGGAGCACCCGCCCCCACATCCCAACTCGCGCCTCTTCCATCTG CCAGAATACACCTGGCGGCTGCCCTGTGGAGGGATACGGAATCAGAGCTCCCAAGTGATGGACTCGCCCGCAGCCAGGCCTGCAGAGCCAG
- the TNIP1 gene encoding TNFAIP3-interacting protein 1 isoform X5, with translation MEASRLRQKAEELVKDSELLPPPSPSLASFDHLAELTGKDADVPAPPADPAHPCDKPEPIPKPPSSGTSSEFEVVPTEGHSPPESSGRTRDPTYLGPLPHEDSNLMLHLQRLETTLSVCAEEPDRSQLFTHLSRMALEFNRLASKVHKNEQRTSILQTLCEQLRKENEALKAKLDKGLEQRDQAAERLREENLELKKLLTSSGKDGASGRPGSPKLEGAGKKEVAPQPQASVTAGKISEVGALGAAEKKVRMLEQQRTELLEVNKQWDQHFRSMKQQYEQKITELRQKLADLQKQVTDLEAEREQKQRDFDRKLLLAKSKIEMEETDKEQLTAEAKELRQKVKYLQDQLSPLTRQREYQEKEIQRLNRALEEALSMQASPASPPTAFGSPEGAGGLLRKQELVTQNELLKQQVKIFEEDFQRERSDRERMNEEKEELKKQVEKLQAQVTLSNAQLKAFKDEEKAKEALRQQKRKAKTSADRYHVEPHPEHLCGAYPYAYPPMPPMMPHHGFEDWSQIRYPPPPTAMEHPPPHPNSRLFHLPEYTWRLPCGGIRNQSSQVMDSPAARPAEPESTKNDREGPQ, from the exons atggaagcGTCCAGGCTGCGGCAGAAGGCAGAGGAGCTGGTCAAGGACAGTGAGCTTCTCCCACCGCCGTCTCCCTCTTTGGCCTCCTTCGACCACCTGGCCGAGCTCACAG GAAAGGATGCAGATGTCCCAGCACCTCCCGCTGACCCTGCACACCCCTGCGACAAGCCAGAGCCAATCCCCAAACCTCCATCCAGT GGCACCTCCTCTGAATTTGAAGTGGTCCCCACCGAGGGGCATTCTCCACCAGAGAGCAGTGGCCGCACCAGAGACCCGACG TACCTGGGCCCCCTGCCCCACGAGGACAGCAACCTAATGCTGCACCTGCAGCGCCTGGAGACCACCCTGAGCGTGTGTGCTGAGGAGCCGGACCGCAGCCAGCTCTTCACGCACCTGAGCCGCATGGCCCTCGAGTTCAACCGGCTGGCCTCCAAGGTGCACAAGAACGAGCAGCGCACCTCCATCCTGCAG ACCCTGTGTGAGCAGCTTCGGAAGGAGAATGAGGCCCTGAAGGCCAAGCTGGACAAGGGCCTGGAACAGCGGGATCAGGCTGCTGAGAGGCTGCG GGAGGAAAACCTGGAGCTCAAGAAGTTGTTGACGAGCAGCGGCAAAGATGGTGCCTCCGGGCGGCCAGGCTCACCAAAGCTGGAAGGTGCGGGCAAGAAGGAGGTAGCCCCACAGCCACAG GCTAGTGTGACAGCAGGTAAAATCTCAGAGGTGGGGGCCTTGGGTGCGGCTGAGAAGAAGGTGAGGATGCTGGAGCAGCAGCGCACTGAG CTGCTGGAAGTGAACAAGCAGTGGGACCAGCATTTCCGGTCCATGAAGCAGCAGTACGAGCAGAAG ATCACCGAGCTGCGCCAGAAGCTGGCGGACCTGCAGAAGCAGGTGACTGACCTGGAGGCTGAGCGGGAGCAGAAGCAGCGTGACTTTGACCGCAAGCTCCTCCTGGCCAAGTCCAAGATTGAAATGGAGGAG ACTGACAAGGAGCAGCTGACAGCAGAGGCCAAGGAGCTGCGCCAGAAGGTCAAGTACCTGCAGGATCAGCTGAGCCCACTCACCCGGCAGCGGGAGTACCAGGAGAAGGAGATCCAGCGGCTCAACAGG GCCCTGGAGGAAGCACTGAGCATGCAGGCTTCCCCAGCATCTCCACCAACAGCATTTGGGAGCCCGGAAGGAGCTGGAGGCCTGCTGAGGAAGCAGGAGCTGGTCACACAGAACGAATTGCTGAAACAGCAG GTGAAGATCTTTGAGGAGGACTTCCAGAGGGAGCGCAGTGACCGGGAGCGCATGAACGAGGAGAAGGAAGAGCTGAAGAAGCAGGTGGAGAAGCTGCAGGCCCAGGTCACCCTGTCGAACGCCCAG CTAAAAGCcttcaaagatgaagaaaaggcaaaagaagCCCTCAGACAGCAGAAGAGGAAAGCAAAG ACCTCAGCAGACCGCTACCACGTGGAGCCCCACCCGGAGCACCTCTGCGGGGCCTACCCCTACGCCTACCCGCCCATGCCCCCCATGATGCCGCACCACGGCTTTGAGGACTGGTCCCAGATCCgctaccctcctccccccacgGCCATGGAGCACCCGCCCCCACATCCCAACTCGCGCCTCTTCCATCTG CCAGAATACACCTGGCGGCTGCCCTGTGGAGGGATACGGAATCAGAGCTCCCAAGTGATGGACTCGCCCGCAGCCAGGCCTGCAGAGCCAG
- the TNIP1 gene encoding TNFAIP3-interacting protein 1 isoform X3 has translation MEGRGPYRIYDPGGGVPLGEASAAFERLVEENSRLKEKMQGIKMLGELLEESQMEASRLRQKAEELVKDSELLPPPSPSLASFDHLAELTGKDADVPAPPADPAHPCDKPEPIPKPPSSGTSSEFEVVPTEGHSPPESSGRTRDPTYLGPLPHEDSNLMLHLQRLETTLSVCAEEPDRSQLFTHLSRMALEFNRLASKVHKNEQRTSILQTLCEQLRKENEALKAKLDKGLEQRDQAAERLREENLELKKLLTSSGKDGASGRPGSPKLEGAGKKEVAPQPQASVTAGKISEVGALGAAEKKVRMLEQQRTELLEVNKQWDQHFRSMKQQYEQKITELRQKLADLQKQVTDLEAEREQKQRDFDRKLLLAKSKIEMEETDKEQLTAEAKELRQKVKYLQDQLSPLTRQREYQEKEIQRLNRALEEALSMQASPASPPTAFGSPEGAGGLLRKQELVTQNELLKQQVKIFEEDFQRERSDRERMNEEKEELKKQVEKLQAQVTLSNAQLKAFKDEEKAKEALRQQKRKAKTSADRYHVEPHPEHLCGAYPYAYPPMPPMMPHHGFEDWSQIRYPPPPTAMEHPPPHPNSRLFHLPEYTWRLPCGGIRNQSSQVMDSPAARPAEPGL, from the exons ATGGAAGGGAGAGGACCATACCGGATCTACGACCCTGGGGGCGGCGTGCCTCTGGGAGAGGCATCCGCAGCTTTTGAGCGCCTAGTGGAGGAGAATTCCCGACTGAAGGAAAAAATGCAAGGGATAAAGATGTTAG GGGAGCTTTTggaagagtcccagatggaagcGTCCAGGCTGCGGCAGAAGGCAGAGGAGCTGGTCAAGGACAGTGAGCTTCTCCCACCGCCGTCTCCCTCTTTGGCCTCCTTCGACCACCTGGCCGAGCTCACAG GAAAGGATGCAGATGTCCCAGCACCTCCCGCTGACCCTGCACACCCCTGCGACAAGCCAGAGCCAATCCCCAAACCTCCATCCAGT GGCACCTCCTCTGAATTTGAAGTGGTCCCCACCGAGGGGCATTCTCCACCAGAGAGCAGTGGCCGCACCAGAGACCCGACG TACCTGGGCCCCCTGCCCCACGAGGACAGCAACCTAATGCTGCACCTGCAGCGCCTGGAGACCACCCTGAGCGTGTGTGCTGAGGAGCCGGACCGCAGCCAGCTCTTCACGCACCTGAGCCGCATGGCCCTCGAGTTCAACCGGCTGGCCTCCAAGGTGCACAAGAACGAGCAGCGCACCTCCATCCTGCAG ACCCTGTGTGAGCAGCTTCGGAAGGAGAATGAGGCCCTGAAGGCCAAGCTGGACAAGGGCCTGGAACAGCGGGATCAGGCTGCTGAGAGGCTGCG GGAGGAAAACCTGGAGCTCAAGAAGTTGTTGACGAGCAGCGGCAAAGATGGTGCCTCCGGGCGGCCAGGCTCACCAAAGCTGGAAGGTGCGGGCAAGAAGGAGGTAGCCCCACAGCCACAG GCTAGTGTGACAGCAGGTAAAATCTCAGAGGTGGGGGCCTTGGGTGCGGCTGAGAAGAAGGTGAGGATGCTGGAGCAGCAGCGCACTGAG CTGCTGGAAGTGAACAAGCAGTGGGACCAGCATTTCCGGTCCATGAAGCAGCAGTACGAGCAGAAG ATCACCGAGCTGCGCCAGAAGCTGGCGGACCTGCAGAAGCAGGTGACTGACCTGGAGGCTGAGCGGGAGCAGAAGCAGCGTGACTTTGACCGCAAGCTCCTCCTGGCCAAGTCCAAGATTGAAATGGAGGAG ACTGACAAGGAGCAGCTGACAGCAGAGGCCAAGGAGCTGCGCCAGAAGGTCAAGTACCTGCAGGATCAGCTGAGCCCACTCACCCGGCAGCGGGAGTACCAGGAGAAGGAGATCCAGCGGCTCAACAGG GCCCTGGAGGAAGCACTGAGCATGCAGGCTTCCCCAGCATCTCCACCAACAGCATTTGGGAGCCCGGAAGGAGCTGGAGGCCTGCTGAGGAAGCAGGAGCTGGTCACACAGAACGAATTGCTGAAACAGCAG GTGAAGATCTTTGAGGAGGACTTCCAGAGGGAGCGCAGTGACCGGGAGCGCATGAACGAGGAGAAGGAAGAGCTGAAGAAGCAGGTGGAGAAGCTGCAGGCCCAGGTCACCCTGTCGAACGCCCAG CTAAAAGCcttcaaagatgaagaaaaggcaaaagaagCCCTCAGACAGCAGAAGAGGAAAGCAAAG ACCTCAGCAGACCGCTACCACGTGGAGCCCCACCCGGAGCACCTCTGCGGGGCCTACCCCTACGCCTACCCGCCCATGCCCCCCATGATGCCGCACCACGGCTTTGAGGACTGGTCCCAGATCCgctaccctcctccccccacgGCCATGGAGCACCCGCCCCCACATCCCAACTCGCGCCTCTTCCATCTG CCAGAATACACCTGGCGGCTGCCCTGTGGAGGGATACGGAATCAGAGCTCCCAAGTGATGGACTCGCCCGCAGCCAGGCCTGCAGAGCCAG
- the TNIP1 gene encoding TNFAIP3-interacting protein 1 isoform X4: protein MEGRGPYRIYDPGGGVPLGEASAAFERLVEENSRLKEKMQGIKMLGELLEESQMEASRLRQKAEELVKDSELLPPPSPSLASFDHLAELTGKDADVPAPPADPAHPCDKPEPIPKPPSSGTSSEFEVVPTEGHSPPESSGRTRDPTYLGPLPHEDSNLMLHLQRLETTLSVCAEEPDRSQLFTHLSRMALEFNRLASKVHKNEQRTSILQTLCEQLRKENEALKAKLDKGLEQRDQAAERLREENLELKKLLTSSGKDGASGRPGSPKLEGAGKKEVAPQPQASVTAGKISEVGALGAAEKKVRMLEQQRTELLEVNKQWDQHFRSMKQQYEQKITELRQKLADLQKQVTDLEAEREQKQRDFDRKLLLAKSKIEMEETDKEQLTAEAKELRQKVKYLQDQLSPLTRQREYQEKEIQRLNRALEEALSMQASPASPPTAFGSPEGAGGLLRKQELVTQNELLKQQVKIFEEDFQRERSDRERMNEEKEELKKQVEKLQAQVTLSNAQLKAFKDEEKAKEALRQQKRKAKTSADRYHVEPHPEHLCGAYPYAYPPMPPMMPHHGFEDWSQIRYPPPPTAMEHPPPHPNSRLFHLNTPGGCPVEGYGIRAPK from the exons ATGGAAGGGAGAGGACCATACCGGATCTACGACCCTGGGGGCGGCGTGCCTCTGGGAGAGGCATCCGCAGCTTTTGAGCGCCTAGTGGAGGAGAATTCCCGACTGAAGGAAAAAATGCAAGGGATAAAGATGTTAG GGGAGCTTTTggaagagtcccagatggaagcGTCCAGGCTGCGGCAGAAGGCAGAGGAGCTGGTCAAGGACAGTGAGCTTCTCCCACCGCCGTCTCCCTCTTTGGCCTCCTTCGACCACCTGGCCGAGCTCACAG GAAAGGATGCAGATGTCCCAGCACCTCCCGCTGACCCTGCACACCCCTGCGACAAGCCAGAGCCAATCCCCAAACCTCCATCCAGT GGCACCTCCTCTGAATTTGAAGTGGTCCCCACCGAGGGGCATTCTCCACCAGAGAGCAGTGGCCGCACCAGAGACCCGACG TACCTGGGCCCCCTGCCCCACGAGGACAGCAACCTAATGCTGCACCTGCAGCGCCTGGAGACCACCCTGAGCGTGTGTGCTGAGGAGCCGGACCGCAGCCAGCTCTTCACGCACCTGAGCCGCATGGCCCTCGAGTTCAACCGGCTGGCCTCCAAGGTGCACAAGAACGAGCAGCGCACCTCCATCCTGCAG ACCCTGTGTGAGCAGCTTCGGAAGGAGAATGAGGCCCTGAAGGCCAAGCTGGACAAGGGCCTGGAACAGCGGGATCAGGCTGCTGAGAGGCTGCG GGAGGAAAACCTGGAGCTCAAGAAGTTGTTGACGAGCAGCGGCAAAGATGGTGCCTCCGGGCGGCCAGGCTCACCAAAGCTGGAAGGTGCGGGCAAGAAGGAGGTAGCCCCACAGCCACAG GCTAGTGTGACAGCAGGTAAAATCTCAGAGGTGGGGGCCTTGGGTGCGGCTGAGAAGAAGGTGAGGATGCTGGAGCAGCAGCGCACTGAG CTGCTGGAAGTGAACAAGCAGTGGGACCAGCATTTCCGGTCCATGAAGCAGCAGTACGAGCAGAAG ATCACCGAGCTGCGCCAGAAGCTGGCGGACCTGCAGAAGCAGGTGACTGACCTGGAGGCTGAGCGGGAGCAGAAGCAGCGTGACTTTGACCGCAAGCTCCTCCTGGCCAAGTCCAAGATTGAAATGGAGGAG ACTGACAAGGAGCAGCTGACAGCAGAGGCCAAGGAGCTGCGCCAGAAGGTCAAGTACCTGCAGGATCAGCTGAGCCCACTCACCCGGCAGCGGGAGTACCAGGAGAAGGAGATCCAGCGGCTCAACAGG GCCCTGGAGGAAGCACTGAGCATGCAGGCTTCCCCAGCATCTCCACCAACAGCATTTGGGAGCCCGGAAGGAGCTGGAGGCCTGCTGAGGAAGCAGGAGCTGGTCACACAGAACGAATTGCTGAAACAGCAG GTGAAGATCTTTGAGGAGGACTTCCAGAGGGAGCGCAGTGACCGGGAGCGCATGAACGAGGAGAAGGAAGAGCTGAAGAAGCAGGTGGAGAAGCTGCAGGCCCAGGTCACCCTGTCGAACGCCCAG CTAAAAGCcttcaaagatgaagaaaaggcaaaagaagCCCTCAGACAGCAGAAGAGGAAAGCAAAG ACCTCAGCAGACCGCTACCACGTGGAGCCCCACCCGGAGCACCTCTGCGGGGCCTACCCCTACGCCTACCCGCCCATGCCCCCCATGATGCCGCACCACGGCTTTGAGGACTGGTCCCAGATCCgctaccctcctccccccacgGCCATGGAGCACCCGCCCCCACATCCCAACTCGCGCCTCTTCCATCTG AATACACCTGGCGGCTGCCCTGTGGAGGGATACGGAATCAGAGCTCCCAAGTGA